One window of Hymenobacter sp. BRD128 genomic DNA carries:
- a CDS encoding YnfA family protein: MPAILKSVLLFLLAGLFEIGGGYLVWQWLRAGRPWWQGALGFGLLAAYGILPTLQTASFGRVYAAYGGLFIVLAFFWGWRVEGVVPDHFDWLGICLCLVGAACILYTPRT, encoded by the coding sequence ATGCCGGCCATTCTCAAATCGGTGCTGCTGTTTCTACTGGCCGGGCTCTTCGAAATAGGAGGTGGCTACTTGGTGTGGCAGTGGCTGCGGGCCGGCCGGCCGTGGTGGCAGGGCGCCCTGGGCTTCGGGCTGCTGGCCGCCTACGGCATCTTGCCGACCCTACAAACGGCCTCGTTCGGGCGGGTGTACGCGGCCTACGGCGGGCTGTTCATTGTGCTGGCATTTTTCTGGGGCTGGCGCGTAGAGGGTGTCGTACCCGACCACTTCGACTGGCTGGGCATTTGTCTCTGCCTGGTAGGCGCGGCGTGCATTCTGTACACGCCTAGAACTTAA
- a CDS encoding sensor protein KdpD has product MPTPDDALRDQSAERFLRLVQQKRRGTLKVYLGLAAGVGKTYRLLQEARDLHQHGVDVLLGYVETHGRADTVAQLADVPLLARKQVFYKGHAVEEMDLDAIEKRRPQVVIVDELAHSNVPGLRNQKRWQDVEELVKNGISVITAVNVQHLESLHDQVLKITGTDVTERIPDQLLRQADEVVNVDLTVGELRARLQEGKIYDAAKVPTALANFFQPENLLQLRRLAVREVAQLLGRQVETDAGGALAVAPQRRNDDRLLACINTNNEAAKEIIRKTSRLADRFGAAAWYVLYVQTGRESADRIGLAPQRYLLNNLQLATELGAQILRVKDDDIVAAIRRVAQEKAATLLVCGITREKSLWQQLSRGGVTHDLLTAVAGDGSDVDVYLVTY; this is encoded by the coding sequence ATGCCGACCCCCGACGATGCCCTGCGCGACCAGTCGGCCGAGCGCTTTCTGCGCCTCGTGCAGCAGAAGCGGCGCGGCACGCTTAAAGTGTACCTGGGCCTGGCCGCCGGGGTAGGGAAGACCTATCGCCTGCTGCAAGAGGCCCGCGACCTGCACCAGCACGGCGTGGATGTGCTGCTCGGCTACGTCGAAACCCACGGCCGCGCCGACACCGTGGCCCAGCTGGCCGACGTGCCGCTGCTGGCCCGCAAGCAGGTGTTTTATAAAGGCCACGCGGTGGAGGAAATGGACCTCGACGCCATTGAGAAGCGCCGCCCGCAGGTGGTGATTGTGGATGAGCTGGCCCACTCCAACGTGCCCGGCTTGCGCAACCAGAAGCGTTGGCAGGACGTGGAGGAATTGGTGAAAAACGGCATTTCGGTGATAACGGCCGTGAACGTGCAGCACCTCGAAAGCCTGCACGACCAAGTGCTGAAAATCACTGGTACCGACGTGACCGAGCGCATTCCGGACCAGCTTCTCAGGCAGGCCGACGAGGTGGTAAACGTGGACCTGACCGTGGGTGAGCTGCGCGCCCGCCTCCAGGAAGGCAAAATCTACGACGCCGCCAAGGTGCCCACCGCGCTGGCCAATTTCTTCCAGCCCGAAAACCTGCTGCAATTGCGCCGGCTAGCCGTGCGCGAAGTAGCCCAGCTGCTGGGCCGGCAGGTCGAAACCGACGCCGGCGGCGCGCTGGCCGTGGCGCCGCAGCGCCGCAACGACGACCGCCTGCTGGCCTGCATCAACACCAACAACGAGGCCGCCAAGGAGATAATCCGCAAGACCTCGCGTTTGGCCGACCGCTTTGGCGCGGCCGCCTGGTACGTGCTCTACGTGCAGACCGGCCGCGAGAGCGCCGACCGCATCGGGCTAGCCCCGCAGCGTTATCTACTTAATAACCTCCAGCTTGCCACGGAGCTGGGCGCCCAGATTCTGCGGGTGAAGGACGACGACATCGTGGCCGCCATTCGGCGGGTGGCGCAGGAAAAAGCGGCCACCCTGCTCGTGTGCGGCATCACCCGCGAGAAAAGCCTGTGGCAGCAGCTCAGCCGCGGCGGCGTCACGCACGACCTGCTCACGGCCGTGGCCGGCGACGGGAGCGATGTGGATGTGTATTTGGTAACGTATTGA
- a CDS encoding ATP-binding protein, whose amino-acid sequence MTLKTKITLGFLAMLLLLLSIGGYAFYTVRQLDLSSRNILKANFYSIELGQQMLRGLDALGQAPASPAGMRQLSQGLTREAGNITEPGERELVDSLTQSLAAYNQALSRNSQALPAAWQPLRGQTLRMMAMNTAALTRKNDLADQHAERANRNLILFITLAVLLGLGFVASVPEAAVQPLRKLNAALAHATARNFAATIPQESQDEFGQVAQSFNRMLSELREFRSSTAAELITARNRAASIVNTLDEGILVLDESRHVLLANPVMCELLGLPPAKLVGRPAATVRLENDLFQTLLRPLDAPQREQAVAEMPVLTIAQRGEEAFYRLAVQDLVSFNEATDKTEFVGQVLTLRNVSDFKKLDQVKSNFLATVSHELKTPLSSINLSLKVLQKDNLPATERQDITVGIQRETQRLQRLVSELLDVSRLDSGQGIQLNFAPTQLADVVRFAEATVQAQLAHKQLTLQTDLPADLPPARADVEKTTWVLINLLANAIRYSPAGEGIGVRAVVAGKFVQVTVQDQGPGIAAEHHDRIFQRFAQLPDKAGYTGGSGLGLSIAREFITTQGGRLWVESELGSGSAFHFTLPVAG is encoded by the coding sequence ATGACCCTCAAAACCAAGATTACCCTCGGCTTCCTGGCCATGCTGCTGCTGCTGCTCAGCATCGGCGGCTATGCGTTTTATACCGTGCGGCAGCTCGACTTGAGCTCGCGCAATATATTGAAGGCCAATTTCTATTCGATAGAATTGGGCCAGCAGATGCTGCGTGGGCTCGATGCCCTGGGGCAGGCGCCGGCTAGCCCTGCGGGCATGCGCCAGCTCAGCCAGGGCCTCACGCGGGAGGCCGGCAATATTACCGAGCCCGGCGAGCGCGAGCTCGTGGACAGCCTCACCCAGAGTCTGGCCGCCTACAATCAGGCGCTGAGCCGCAATAGCCAGGCCCTGCCCGCCGCCTGGCAGCCGCTGCGCGGCCAGACCCTGCGCATGATGGCGATGAATACCGCCGCCCTGACGCGCAAAAATGACCTGGCCGACCAGCATGCCGAGCGCGCCAACCGCAACCTCATCCTCTTCATCACCCTGGCGGTGCTGCTGGGGCTGGGCTTCGTGGCCAGCGTGCCCGAGGCGGCGGTGCAGCCCCTGCGCAAGCTCAACGCGGCGCTGGCCCACGCCACGGCGCGCAACTTCGCGGCGACCATTCCGCAGGAGAGCCAGGACGAGTTTGGACAGGTGGCGCAGTCGTTTAACCGGATGCTGAGTGAGTTGCGCGAGTTTCGCAGCTCCACGGCGGCCGAGCTGATAACGGCCCGCAACCGCGCCGCCAGCATCGTCAATACCCTGGATGAGGGTATTCTGGTGCTCGATGAAAGCCGCCACGTGCTGCTGGCTAACCCCGTGATGTGCGAGCTGCTGGGCCTGCCCCCCGCGAAGCTGGTGGGCCGCCCGGCCGCCACCGTGCGGCTCGAAAACGACCTGTTTCAGACCCTGCTCAGGCCGCTCGACGCGCCCCAGCGCGAGCAGGCGGTAGCCGAAATGCCGGTGCTCACCATCGCGCAGCGCGGCGAGGAAGCGTTTTACCGCCTCGCGGTGCAAGACCTGGTTTCCTTCAACGAGGCTACCGACAAAACGGAGTTTGTGGGCCAGGTGCTGACCCTGCGTAACGTATCCGACTTTAAAAAGCTCGACCAGGTGAAGTCGAACTTCCTGGCCACCGTGTCGCACGAGCTGAAAACGCCGCTTTCAAGCATCAATCTCAGTCTGAAGGTATTGCAGAAAGATAATCTGCCCGCCACTGAGCGCCAGGACATCACGGTGGGCATTCAACGCGAAACCCAGCGCCTCCAGCGCCTGGTGAGCGAGCTGCTCGACGTGTCGCGCCTCGATTCGGGCCAGGGTATTCAGCTCAACTTTGCGCCCACTCAGCTCGCCGACGTGGTGCGCTTTGCCGAGGCTACCGTGCAGGCCCAGCTGGCCCACAAGCAGCTCACGCTGCAAACCGACCTGCCCGCCGACCTGCCGCCCGCCCGCGCCGACGTGGAAAAAACGACCTGGGTGCTTATCAATTTGCTAGCAAACGCTATCCGCTACTCGCCGGCCGGTGAAGGTATCGGCGTACGCGCCGTGGTGGCCGGCAAGTTTGTGCAGGTGACGGTGCAGGACCAGGGTCCCGGCATTGCGGCCGAGCACCACGACAGGATTTTTCAGCGCTTCGCCCAGCTGCCCGACAAGGCCGGCTACACCGGCGGCTCGGGCCTGGGGCTGAGTATTGCCCGCGAGTTTATCACCACGCAGGGCGGGCGGCTGTGGGTCGAGAGTGAGCTGGGTAGTGGCAGCGCCTTTCACTTCACGCTACCGGTGGCGGGATAA
- a CDS encoding bifunctional YncE family protein/alkaline phosphatase family protein yields MKRLLTVAALSLLAGAAQAQRPSNNLHAEKILLPNGWSLTPAGRPLQLGDLPLNMQLAPGGTLLAVTNNGQGKQSIQLIDPGTEKLLDERPIGKAWYGLAFGQKGDRLYASGGNDNIILSYPTAGRKLGAPDTLRLGPAWPKAKISPTGLAVDAAGQRLYTVTKEDSALYVVDLKTKRTLSKVKLGHEAYGCLLSADNKTVYVTLWGGDKVLAYDRATGRVRGELATGSHPNELIQSKNGRYLFVANANDNSVSVIDAKTWKVLETISTSLYPTRLTGSTTNGLALSADEKTLYIANADNNCLAVFDVSQPGRSASRGFIPTGWYPTCVRVQGSKILVASGKGLTSLANPNGPHPLRKNDDSGYQSGGAHREFEYIGSLFKGTLLCIPAPDAARLKAYTRQVYDNTPFTPAREKLALGEAGNPVPRRVGDKSPIKHVFYIIKENRTYDQVLGDVKEGEGDTALCIFGQRVTPNHHALAREFVLLDNFYVNAEVSADGHNWSTAAYATDYVEKSWPVSYGGRGGTYDFEGTRKIAYPRDGFIWDYCQRAGLTYRTYGEFADYAKTSLKSLRGHACPRSPGFDMNITDQERERAWAQDFDSLLAKNAVPQFNTIRLSNDHTSGQRLGKVSPRAAVADNDLALGRLVEHLAASPIWGESVVFVLEDDAQNGSDHIDAHRSPAFVIGPHVKHSYVDHTLYTTAGVMRTIELILGLPPMSQYDAAARPLFGVFQAMPNLVKYQAKPNQIPLDTRNTAWNHSAERSAKFDFAHEDAVPDLDLNEVVWKAVKGEQSTMPAPRRGAFLQLTPKRKDDDD; encoded by the coding sequence ATGAAGCGCTTGCTGACCGTGGCAGCTCTAAGCCTGCTCGCCGGTGCCGCCCAGGCCCAGCGGCCGTCCAATAACCTGCACGCCGAGAAAATATTGCTGCCCAATGGCTGGAGCCTAACGCCGGCCGGCCGGCCCCTGCAGCTCGGCGACCTGCCGCTGAACATGCAGCTGGCGCCGGGCGGCACTCTGCTGGCCGTCACCAACAACGGCCAGGGCAAGCAGAGCATCCAGCTCATCGACCCTGGCACCGAGAAGCTGCTTGATGAGCGGCCCATCGGCAAGGCGTGGTACGGGCTGGCGTTCGGCCAGAAAGGTGACCGGCTGTACGCCTCGGGCGGCAACGATAACATCATCCTGAGCTATCCCACGGCCGGCCGCAAGCTGGGCGCGCCCGACACCTTGCGCCTTGGCCCAGCCTGGCCCAAAGCCAAAATCAGCCCCACCGGCCTGGCCGTGGATGCGGCCGGGCAGCGCCTCTACACCGTGACTAAGGAAGACAGCGCGCTTTACGTCGTGGACCTTAAGACCAAGCGCACGCTGAGCAAGGTGAAGCTGGGCCACGAGGCCTACGGCTGCCTGCTTTCGGCCGATAATAAGACTGTTTACGTCACGCTCTGGGGCGGCGATAAGGTGCTGGCCTACGACCGCGCCACCGGCCGCGTGCGCGGCGAGCTGGCCACCGGCAGCCACCCAAACGAGCTGATTCAGAGTAAGAATGGCCGCTACCTGTTCGTGGCTAATGCCAACGATAACTCGGTGTCGGTGATTGACGCCAAGACGTGGAAGGTGCTCGAAACCATTTCGACCTCGCTCTACCCCACGCGCCTCACCGGCTCGACCACCAACGGGCTAGCCCTCTCGGCCGACGAAAAAACGCTCTACATCGCCAACGCCGATAATAACTGCCTGGCCGTGTTCGACGTGAGCCAGCCGGGACGCAGCGCCAGCCGGGGCTTCATCCCGACGGGCTGGTACCCTACCTGCGTGCGCGTGCAGGGCAGCAAAATACTGGTGGCCAGCGGCAAAGGCCTAACTAGCCTAGCCAATCCCAACGGGCCGCACCCGCTGCGCAAGAACGACGACAGCGGCTACCAGTCGGGTGGCGCGCACCGCGAGTTTGAGTACATCGGCAGCTTGTTTAAGGGTACGCTGCTGTGCATTCCGGCGCCCGACGCGGCGCGGCTCAAAGCCTACACCCGGCAGGTGTACGACAACACGCCCTTCACGCCGGCGCGCGAAAAGCTGGCCCTGGGCGAGGCCGGCAACCCCGTGCCGCGCCGCGTGGGCGATAAGTCGCCCATCAAGCACGTGTTCTACATCATCAAGGAAAACCGTACCTACGACCAGGTGCTGGGCGATGTGAAGGAGGGCGAGGGGGACACGGCGCTGTGCATTTTTGGCCAACGCGTGACGCCCAACCACCACGCGCTGGCCCGCGAGTTTGTGCTGCTCGACAATTTTTACGTGAATGCCGAGGTGAGCGCCGACGGCCACAACTGGAGCACTGCCGCCTACGCCACCGACTACGTGGAGAAGTCGTGGCCCGTCAGCTACGGCGGGCGCGGCGGCACCTACGACTTTGAGGGCACCCGCAAAATAGCCTACCCGCGCGACGGCTTCATTTGGGACTACTGCCAGCGCGCGGGCCTCACGTACCGCACCTACGGCGAGTTTGCCGACTACGCCAAAACGTCGCTCAAGTCACTGCGCGGGCACGCCTGCCCCCGGTCGCCGGGCTTCGACATGAACATTACCGACCAGGAGCGGGAGCGCGCGTGGGCCCAGGATTTTGACTCGCTTTTGGCTAAAAACGCCGTGCCGCAGTTCAATACCATCCGCCTCAGCAACGACCACACCAGCGGCCAGCGCCTGGGTAAGGTGAGCCCCCGGGCGGCCGTGGCCGACAACGACCTGGCCCTGGGGCGCCTCGTGGAGCACCTGGCGGCTAGCCCCATCTGGGGCGAATCGGTGGTTTTCGTGCTCGAAGACGACGCCCAGAACGGCTCCGACCACATCGATGCGCACCGCTCGCCGGCCTTCGTCATCGGCCCCCACGTAAAGCACAGCTACGTCGACCACACACTCTACACCACGGCCGGCGTGATGCGCACCATAGAATTAATCCTGGGCCTGCCGCCCATGAGCCAGTACGACGCCGCCGCCCGGCCATTATTCGGCGTATTTCAGGCCATGCCCAACCTGGTCAAGTACCAGGCCAAGCCCAATCAGATTCCGCTCGACACCCGCAACACGGCCTGGAACCACAGCGCCGAGCGCTCGGCCAAGTTCGACTTCGCCCACGAAGACGCCGTGCCCGACCTGGACCTGAACGAAGTAGTCTGGAAAGCCGTGAAGGGCGAGCAATCGACCATGCCCGCCCCGCGCCGGGGCGCGTTTTTGCAGCTCACCCCCAAGCGCAAGGACGACGACGACTAG
- a CDS encoding intradiol ring-cleavage dioxygenase yields the protein MERKYFLKSLLAGAVSAPALLAACGKDNATPSTTSATTGTTTTTTGGASSSNCTVAPTETEGPFPTHTPSSYVRSDITDGRTGYKLTAKITITSSSAGCAALAGALVDIWHCDAEGNYSEYGGTSMQSTSYTGVHFLRGRQTTDSAGLVTFTSIFPGWYSGRATHIHVHVYNASGISLKVTQIAFPEGTGTALALVNGYAKGMSGYTYNKSDSIFSDDTAGIEIATVTGSLTDGFVLTMNIAV from the coding sequence ATGGAACGGAAGTATTTCTTGAAAAGCCTGCTGGCCGGCGCCGTGTCGGCGCCCGCGCTGCTCGCCGCCTGCGGCAAAGACAATGCGACGCCCAGCACTACCTCCGCGACTACCGGCACCACGACTACCACTACGGGCGGCGCTAGCAGCTCGAATTGTACGGTGGCGCCTACCGAAACCGAAGGCCCATTTCCCACGCACACGCCTTCCTCCTACGTGCGCTCCGACATCACGGATGGTCGCACGGGCTACAAGCTAACCGCCAAAATCACCATCACCAGTAGCAGCGCCGGCTGCGCGGCGCTGGCCGGCGCGCTGGTCGACATCTGGCACTGCGACGCTGAGGGCAACTACTCCGAATACGGCGGCACGAGTATGCAGAGCACCAGCTACACGGGCGTGCACTTTTTGCGCGGCCGCCAGACTACCGATTCGGCGGGCCTGGTCACGTTCACGAGCATCTTTCCGGGTTGGTATTCGGGCCGCGCCACGCACATCCACGTGCACGTCTACAACGCCAGCGGCATCTCGCTCAAGGTGACCCAGATTGCCTTCCCCGAGGGCACCGGCACGGCGCTGGCCCTCGTGAATGGCTACGCCAAGGGCATGAGCGGCTACACGTATAATAAAAGCGACAGTATATTCAGCGACGACACGGCCGGCATCGAAATCGCCACCGTCACGGGCAGCCTCACCGATGGCTTCGTGCTGACGATGAACATCGCGGTGTAA
- a CDS encoding 2'-5' RNA ligase family protein, protein MLAITSLLPSPASDHINALIKSLEKEFGLTDVQATPEPHLTYQIVEPADLELLKQGLHEIARTTKPFVAHTTGLGMFPGDNPVIHIPVLRSDHLNQLHHRVLELAAPLCSRTDKFSAPDLWLPHVSLALHDTTPELLGPVLQFLNNQTFNLELEISNLAILRPQGDMFVREVVFEFGQ, encoded by the coding sequence ATGCTCGCCATCACTTCGCTGCTGCCCTCGCCGGCTTCCGACCACATCAACGCGCTTATCAAGAGCCTGGAAAAGGAATTTGGACTGACTGACGTGCAGGCAACTCCCGAGCCGCACCTCACCTACCAGATAGTGGAGCCCGCCGACCTGGAGCTGCTCAAGCAGGGGCTGCACGAGATTGCGCGCACCACCAAGCCGTTTGTGGCGCACACTACCGGGCTAGGCATGTTTCCGGGCGATAACCCCGTGATTCACATCCCGGTGCTGCGCTCCGACCACCTCAACCAGCTGCACCACCGCGTGCTGGAGCTGGCCGCGCCGCTGTGCTCGCGCACCGATAAGTTCAGCGCCCCCGACCTGTGGCTGCCCCACGTGTCGCTAGCCCTGCACGACACCACGCCCGAGCTACTCGGCCCGGTGCTGCAATTCCTGAATAACCAGACCTTTAACCTGGAGCTCGAAATCAGTAACCTCGCCATCCTGCGCCCCCAGGGCGATATGTTTGTGCGCGAGGTGGTATTTGAGTTTGGGCAGTAA
- a CDS encoding putative LPS assembly protein LptD, with translation MVFSNALFSGIFGRRRGALASVVGLCLWLLGGGLAPALAQTTDSTRTSRNPRRPGSVPTQPARDLIYDRNSPQSPPPPGERNVGQPAVPGVSRKPAPSLTPDSSGLAADTSRRVRDSLNVVLLRRRSQVETTVKYAAKDSIQFDVTTKIARLYNKANVDYGKMSLKAALITVNYGTNTVQAAGRRDTVKHRMADLPLFKDEAGTYSAGKINYNFKTKKGKIAEVVTQQGEGYVHAEVVKKLPDNDFYGLHGRYTTCNLEHPHFYIEAGKMKVIPGQKVITGPFHMVIADVPLPIGLPFGYFPTPHAGRGSGFIIPTFGQGQQRGYSLTNGGYYWAPNDYIGLRVTGDFYAGNADRIPGGYGIGTELTYRKRYKYQGSFRFTFANQPVAPILSTTSVNNADYLYSNSVNTFWISWSHSPTPLPGGGVFSASVQAGSSSYNRVNTLNARQLLSATFNSTISYSKQSRRLPINYAIQLSQSQNVQTGVMDFTLPNFNLGVARQYPYQLFTKQSRGAWYEQFALSYNLVAQNRISSLVPARSLSADVPLLGGSTTAYNIPVSFANAGRLLRNAQNGIQHQFQITLPGFALVGRHIQVQPSINYGETWYSKRLTYSYLERVRAVKVDTISPAFERAYSYSANVSASTNFYGTVQFKGDHFVKAIRHKVAPSISYAFSPDLASNSQYEAFAGGATTFGSLQSAYNNRILDPRQFTRYQGVYQSQASTQLSQVAFTLQNQIEMKVRNNRDTTGTDPYKKVSLADGIDLAIAYNFGSGRRDARGRPVDSLKLSNLSLGYRVQVAKKLNVVVSSAFSFYQRDSTGRLLNRYLFEGNNKFRLARLINANLSLGYQFNPAARPNRKSNIPRAVAPGNDPILGSPLQQQLYADYIDFDIPWDATVSYTASYTTAGAPIRPTLYGFVPLLSGNSVTASGSVKLTPNLRLSTSLNYDLVHNTFVYPTVNFTRDLHCWQISGLWIPVGPYRGYNFTIAAKSSLLQDLKLNRNKTILNR, from the coding sequence TTGGTTTTTTCTAACGCACTCTTTTCGGGTATTTTCGGTCGGCGGCGCGGGGCGCTGGCGAGCGTAGTGGGCCTGTGCCTCTGGCTGCTGGGCGGCGGGCTAGCCCCGGCCCTGGCCCAGACGACCGACTCGACCCGCACTAGCCGCAATCCGCGGCGGCCGGGCTCGGTGCCCACCCAGCCGGCGCGCGACCTCATTTACGACCGCAACTCCCCGCAGAGCCCGCCGCCACCCGGCGAGCGCAACGTGGGCCAGCCCGCCGTGCCGGGCGTGTCGCGCAAGCCCGCCCCCAGCCTCACGCCCGACAGCTCCGGCCTGGCCGCCGACACCAGCCGCCGCGTGCGCGACTCGCTCAACGTGGTGCTGCTGCGCCGCCGCAGCCAGGTCGAAACCACCGTAAAGTACGCCGCCAAGGACTCGATTCAGTTCGACGTGACGACCAAGATTGCCCGGCTCTACAACAAGGCCAACGTCGATTATGGCAAGATGAGCCTGAAGGCGGCGCTTATCACCGTCAACTACGGCACCAATACGGTGCAGGCCGCCGGCCGCCGCGATACGGTGAAGCACCGCATGGCCGATTTGCCACTGTTTAAGGATGAGGCGGGCACGTACTCGGCCGGTAAAATCAACTACAACTTCAAAACCAAGAAGGGCAAGATTGCCGAGGTAGTGACCCAGCAGGGTGAGGGCTACGTGCACGCCGAGGTAGTTAAAAAACTGCCCGACAATGACTTCTACGGCCTGCACGGGCGCTACACCACCTGTAACCTGGAGCACCCGCACTTCTACATTGAGGCGGGCAAGATGAAGGTGATACCGGGCCAGAAGGTCATAACCGGGCCGTTTCACATGGTCATTGCCGACGTGCCGCTGCCCATCGGGCTGCCGTTTGGCTACTTCCCCACGCCGCACGCGGGGCGCGGGTCGGGCTTTATCATTCCCACGTTTGGGCAGGGCCAGCAGCGGGGCTACTCGCTCACCAACGGCGGCTACTACTGGGCGCCCAACGACTACATCGGCCTGCGCGTAACCGGCGACTTTTACGCCGGCAATGCCGACCGCATCCCTGGCGGCTACGGCATCGGCACCGAGCTGACGTACCGCAAGCGCTATAAGTACCAGGGTAGCTTCCGCTTTACGTTTGCCAACCAGCCGGTGGCGCCCATCCTGAGCACTACCTCGGTAAATAATGCCGATTATCTGTACTCTAACTCGGTGAATACCTTCTGGATAAGCTGGAGCCACTCGCCCACGCCGCTGCCGGGCGGCGGCGTGTTTTCGGCCAGCGTGCAGGCGGGCAGCTCGTCGTATAACCGCGTGAATACCCTGAATGCCAGGCAGCTGCTGTCGGCTACCTTCAACTCGACCATCAGCTACAGCAAGCAGTCGCGCCGGCTGCCCATCAACTACGCCATTCAGCTCTCGCAAAGCCAGAACGTGCAAACCGGCGTGATGGACTTTACGCTGCCCAACTTCAACCTGGGCGTGGCGCGGCAGTACCCGTACCAGCTGTTTACCAAGCAGTCGCGCGGGGCCTGGTACGAGCAGTTTGCCCTCAGCTACAACCTGGTGGCCCAAAACCGCATCAGCAGCCTGGTGCCGGCCCGCTCGCTTTCGGCCGATGTGCCGCTGCTGGGCGGCAGCACCACGGCCTACAACATCCCCGTGAGCTTTGCCAACGCCGGCCGCCTGCTGCGCAACGCCCAGAACGGCATCCAGCACCAGTTCCAGATTACGCTGCCCGGCTTTGCCCTGGTGGGCCGCCACATTCAGGTGCAGCCCTCCATCAACTACGGCGAAACCTGGTATTCCAAACGCCTGACGTACAGTTATCTGGAGCGCGTGCGGGCGGTGAAGGTCGATACCATCTCGCCCGCCTTCGAGCGGGCGTATTCGTACTCGGCCAACGTTTCGGCCAGCACCAATTTCTACGGCACGGTGCAGTTTAAGGGCGACCACTTCGTGAAGGCCATTCGCCACAAGGTGGCCCCCAGCATCAGCTACGCGTTCTCGCCCGACCTGGCCAGCAACTCACAGTACGAGGCGTTTGCGGGCGGCGCCACTACTTTCGGCAGCTTGCAGTCAGCGTATAACAACCGTATTCTGGACCCGCGCCAGTTTACGCGCTACCAGGGCGTGTACCAGTCGCAGGCCAGCACGCAGCTGAGCCAGGTGGCCTTTACGCTGCAAAACCAGATTGAGATGAAGGTGCGCAACAACCGCGACACCACTGGCACCGACCCGTATAAGAAAGTGAGCCTGGCCGACGGTATCGACCTGGCCATTGCCTACAATTTTGGCTCGGGCCGCCGCGATGCGCGTGGCCGGCCGGTCGATTCGCTCAAGCTCTCCAACCTGAGCCTGGGCTACCGCGTGCAGGTGGCCAAGAAGCTGAACGTGGTGGTAAGCAGCGCGTTCTCGTTCTACCAGCGCGACTCCACGGGGCGTCTCCTCAACCGCTACCTGTTTGAGGGCAACAACAAGTTCCGGCTAGCCCGCCTCATCAACGCCAACCTGAGCCTGGGTTACCAGTTTAACCCCGCCGCCCGGCCTAACCGCAAGAGCAACATTCCGCGCGCCGTGGCCCCTGGCAACGACCCGATACTGGGCTCGCCGCTGCAACAGCAGCTGTATGCCGACTACATCGACTTCGACATTCCATGGGATGCTACGGTGAGCTACACGGCCTCGTACACCACGGCCGGCGCGCCCATTAGGCCCACGCTCTACGGGTTCGTGCCGCTGCTCTCGGGCAATTCCGTCACGGCCAGCGGCTCGGTCAAGCTCACGCCCAATCTGCGCCTGAGCACCAGCCTCAACTACGACTTGGTGCACAACACTTTCGTGTACCCGACCGTCAACTTTACCCGCGACCTGCACTGCTGGCAGATTTCGGGCCTCTGGATACCCGTGGGCCCCTATCGGGGCTACAACTTCACCATCGCCGCTAAGAGCAGCTTATTGCAAGACCTGAAGCTAAACCGGAACAAGACGATTCTGAACCGCTAG
- a CDS encoding N-acetylmuramoyl-L-alanine amidase — protein MRIIALTCILLSAQCPVLNAQDSLASPRHPQPLAPDSATAPCPADEARYRLRTVVLDAGHGGKDIGCNGEDAHEADVALAIIKDLGHQIEENMPNVRVIYTRKTNVFIELDERAAIANRNHADLFISVHCNAGPKGSRGTEVWTMGLHKTTANLGVAQRENSVILQEKNYTQRYDGFDPRSPQSHILFSLFQSAYITNSLRLAQRIDRQFRTSVGRSSRGVKQAGFLVLWKSTMPSVLVEAGFLTDRSEENYLDTQAGQQAIAGGIYRAFREYKRDLEGTRGE, from the coding sequence GTGCGGATTATTGCGCTGACTTGTATCCTGCTGAGTGCACAATGCCCGGTGCTCAATGCCCAGGATTCGCTGGCTAGCCCCCGGCACCCGCAGCCCCTGGCCCCCGACTCGGCCACCGCCCCGTGCCCCGCCGACGAGGCGCGCTACCGCCTGCGCACCGTCGTGCTCGACGCGGGCCACGGCGGCAAAGACATCGGCTGCAACGGGGAAGATGCCCACGAGGCCGACGTGGCCCTGGCCATTATCAAAGACCTGGGCCACCAGATTGAGGAAAACATGCCCAATGTGCGGGTCATCTACACGCGCAAAACCAACGTGTTTATCGAGCTCGACGAGCGCGCCGCCATCGCCAACCGCAACCACGCCGACCTCTTCATCTCGGTGCACTGCAACGCCGGCCCCAAGGGTTCGCGCGGCACCGAGGTCTGGACGATGGGCCTGCACAAAACCACCGCCAACCTGGGCGTGGCCCAGCGCGAAAATTCGGTTATTCTGCAAGAAAAAAATTATACGCAGCGCTACGACGGCTTTGACCCGCGCTCGCCGCAGTCGCACATTTTATTTTCCCTATTTCAGAGCGCCTATATCACCAACTCGCTGCGGCTGGCCCAGCGCATCGACCGGCAGTTTCGCACCAGCGTGGGGCGCAGCTCGCGCGGCGTGAAGCAAGCCGGCTTTCTGGTGCTCTGGAAGTCGACCATGCCCTCGGTGTTGGTGGAAGCGGGGTTTCTGACCGACCGCAGCGAGGAAAATTACCTCGATACTCAGGCTGGCCAACAGGCCATTGCGGGCGGTATTTACCGGGCGTTTCGCGAGTATAAGCGCGACCTGGAAGGTACGCGGGGCGAGTGA